The Alteripontixanthobacter sp. genome has a window encoding:
- a CDS encoding caspase family protein: MLLISASAAAKKVALVVANSDYTVAGDLANPPNDAALVAQALKEAGFDSVTVAGDLAFAPFQQTLREFRQKAQTADTALLYYAGHGIEGRGANWLVPVDAGLEREADLPFEAIELQLAMDALEGARLKIAVLDACRNNPFAGDWTAGTRSVSRGLAPVEVDDVLVIYAAAPGQVAYDGDGRHSPFAASLARRVVQPGLPVQMLGGMVRDDVLAATEGQQRPFISASITGRPLFLVDGPQGAVSEMLAATSITSGEAAMVQRPSPDRSISNDADAWKAALELDTVEGYRAYASAQPDGAYIRFAEANIAQILDPTALGGELNSSARALISFKSALPDRYAVAAGEALPIDGVWRLSTNGKRMRFDKGRAFAVDGWNFSLVIRVEPEQVTMLDIVREEPGLYAGQDILLGAPAKLTLRGDGNLDVSIATFPFPVNFTMKRVALDDPAMLDAEQPG, translated from the coding sequence TTGCTGCTGATATCTGCGAGCGCCGCAGCGAAAAAGGTCGCGCTGGTGGTCGCCAATTCCGATTATACGGTCGCAGGCGACCTCGCCAATCCGCCCAACGATGCCGCCCTGGTGGCGCAGGCGCTGAAGGAGGCCGGGTTCGATAGCGTGACCGTGGCCGGCGACCTCGCATTCGCGCCATTCCAGCAAACACTGCGGGAATTTCGGCAAAAGGCGCAAACCGCCGATACCGCGCTGCTCTATTATGCCGGTCACGGGATCGAGGGGCGCGGGGCAAACTGGCTGGTGCCGGTCGATGCTGGGCTTGAGCGAGAGGCGGACTTGCCGTTTGAGGCAATCGAGCTGCAGCTCGCGATGGATGCGCTGGAAGGTGCACGGCTGAAAATCGCCGTGCTCGACGCTTGCCGCAACAATCCGTTCGCCGGGGACTGGACGGCCGGCACGCGTTCCGTCTCGCGCGGACTGGCGCCGGTGGAAGTCGACGATGTGCTGGTTATCTATGCCGCTGCGCCGGGACAGGTCGCCTATGATGGCGATGGCAGACATTCGCCCTTCGCCGCCTCGCTTGCCCGCCGGGTGGTTCAGCCAGGCCTGCCGGTACAGATGCTGGGCGGGATGGTGCGCGACGATGTGCTGGCCGCGACCGAGGGGCAGCAGCGCCCTTTCATCTCCGCATCGATAACCGGACGGCCGCTATTCCTGGTGGATGGGCCGCAGGGGGCTGTTTCGGAAATGCTGGCCGCCACGTCGATTACAAGTGGCGAGGCGGCGATGGTGCAGCGCCCCTCCCCCGATCGGAGCATTTCGAACGATGCCGATGCGTGGAAAGCCGCGCTCGAACTCGATACGGTCGAGGGATACCGTGCCTATGCGTCCGCTCAGCCGGACGGCGCCTATATCCGCTTTGCCGAGGCCAATATTGCTCAAATCCTCGATCCCACGGCGCTCGGCGGAGAGCTCAATTCCTCCGCCCGAGCGCTGATATCGTTCAAATCCGCATTGCCCGATCGCTATGCGGTGGCAGCGGGAGAAGCCTTGCCGATCGACGGGGTCTGGCGGCTATCCACCAATGGCAAGCGGATGCGGTTCGACAAGGGCCGCGCCTTCGCCGTCGACGGGTGGAATTTCTCGCTCGTCATCCGGGTGGAGCCCGAGCAAGTAACGATGCTCGATATCGTGCGCGAGGAACCCGGACTCTACGCAGGGCAGGACATCCTGCTCGGCGCCCCTGCGAAACTGACCTTGCGAGGCGATGGCAATCTGGATGTCAGCATCGCCACCTTCCCTTTCCCGGTCAACTTCACGATGAAGCGGGTTGCGCTGGACGATCCGGCCATGCTGGATGCGGAACAGCCCGGCTAG
- the purC gene encoding phosphoribosylaminoimidazolesuccinocarboxamide synthase encodes MSRRRQIYEGKAKILYEGPEPGTIIQYFKDDATAFNAEKKGTINGKGVINNRISEYIFTRLGHIGMPTHFIRRLNMREQLVRQVEIVPIEVIVRNVAAGSICKRLGLTEGDPLPHTLIEYCLKDDALGDPLVAEEHIACFNWASNEEMQDISSMAIRTNDFLCGMFAAIDIRLVDFKLEFGRIYDGDYSRIILADEISPDGCRLWDMKTGEKLDKDRFRRDLGGEEEAYQEVARRLGLLNNEDDKPGEVFDLNAHRGKLRGDKSKPKK; translated from the coding sequence ATGTCCCGTCGCCGCCAAATTTACGAAGGCAAGGCCAAGATCCTCTATGAGGGTCCGGAGCCGGGCACGATCATCCAGTATTTCAAGGATGATGCGACCGCCTTCAATGCCGAGAAAAAGGGCACGATCAACGGCAAGGGCGTGATCAACAATCGCATCAGCGAATATATCTTCACCCGGCTGGGCCATATCGGCATGCCGACCCACTTCATCCGCCGCCTGAACATGCGCGAACAGCTGGTGCGGCAGGTTGAAATCGTGCCTATCGAAGTGATTGTTCGCAATGTTGCGGCGGGCTCCATCTGCAAGCGACTGGGCCTGACCGAAGGCGATCCACTGCCGCACACGCTGATCGAATATTGCCTGAAGGACGATGCGCTGGGCGATCCGCTGGTGGCCGAAGAACACATCGCCTGTTTCAATTGGGCGAGCAACGAGGAGATGCAGGACATCTCCAGCATGGCGATCCGCACCAATGATTTCCTGTGCGGAATGTTCGCCGCTATCGATATCCGGCTTGTGGATTTCAAGCTGGAATTCGGCCGCATCTACGATGGCGATTATAGCCGGATTATCCTGGCGGATGAGATCAGCCCCGATGGCTGCCGCCTGTGGGACATGAAGACTGGCGAGAAGCTCGACAAGGACCGCTTCCGCCGCGATCTGGGTGGGGAGGAAGAGGCTTATCAGGAAGTTGCCCGCCGCCTCGGCTTGCTGAACAATGAAGACGACAAGCCCGGCGAAGTGTTCGACCTGAACGCCCACCGTGGCAAATTGCGCGGCGACAAGTCCAAACCGAAGAAATAG
- the yacG gene encoding DNA gyrase inhibitor YacG, with translation MTTTAKPCPICKKPRAQDHAPFCSPRCRDRDLNRWFSDGYAVPGRPAAPDEIASEDPHSAG, from the coding sequence ATGACCACCACTGCCAAGCCCTGTCCCATCTGCAAGAAACCACGCGCGCAGGATCATGCGCCGTTCTGTTCGCCGCGTTGCCGCGACCGCGATCTGAACCGCTGGTTCTCCGATGGCTATGCCGTGCCGGGCCGTCCCGCTGCGCCCGACGAGATCGCCAGCGAAGACCCGCATAGCGCAGGTTAG
- a CDS encoding ribonuclease → MSAEWLVEDGIGEQRAIRLHNDGIVEARLHWPGRLTAGQVVEATLAHRSSGSARGTATFPSGEEALVDRLPKDANEGAPIRLEITRAAIAERGRLKRAQARPSDASLRGAPRLAEQLGAKIVHRFPAGADWEDLFAQAWSGQVDYPGGALIFADTPAMTLVDIDGPATPANALAAVPVLAAALRRFDIGGSIGVDFPTLPAKPDRKAVDNALGEALPGWPHECTAMNGFGFVQIVARLERPSILQRIHHARVGAAARIVLRRAEQCDGPGTTLITCHPALKARLRGEWLTELSRRTGRQVRIETDPGLALESGHAQIVGL, encoded by the coding sequence ATGTCGGCTGAATGGCTGGTCGAGGACGGAATCGGCGAGCAGCGCGCCATCCGTCTGCATAATGACGGGATCGTAGAGGCGCGGCTGCACTGGCCGGGCCGCCTGACCGCCGGACAAGTAGTCGAGGCAACCCTCGCCCACCGAAGCAGCGGCAGCGCGCGCGGTACTGCCACATTCCCCAGCGGCGAAGAGGCGCTGGTGGACCGCCTGCCGAAAGATGCGAATGAAGGTGCCCCCATCCGCCTCGAAATCACGCGGGCTGCAATTGCCGAACGGGGGCGATTGAAGCGCGCCCAGGCACGGCCAAGCGATGCTTCGCTGCGCGGCGCGCCTCGCCTGGCAGAGCAGCTCGGTGCCAAAATCGTCCACCGCTTTCCCGCCGGGGCCGATTGGGAGGATCTGTTTGCGCAGGCCTGGAGCGGACAGGTCGATTATCCCGGCGGCGCGCTGATCTTTGCCGATACGCCCGCGATGACGCTGGTCGATATCGACGGTCCGGCCACTCCGGCGAATGCGCTGGCTGCCGTGCCCGTCCTCGCCGCGGCGCTGCGGCGGTTCGATATTGGCGGTTCCATCGGTGTTGATTTCCCCACCCTTCCGGCCAAGCCGGACAGGAAAGCGGTGGACAACGCGCTTGGCGAAGCTCTGCCAGGCTGGCCGCACGAGTGCACCGCGATGAACGGTTTCGGCTTCGTCCAGATCGTCGCGCGGCTGGAGCGGCCCTCGATCCTCCAGCGGATCCACCATGCACGGGTCGGCGCGGCGGCGCGCATCGTGCTGCGCCGGGCGGAACAATGCGACGGGCCGGGGACCACGCTGATTACCTGCCATCCGGCATTGAAGGCCAGATTGCGCGGGGAATGGCTGACAGAACTGAGCCGGCGTACGGGCCGGCAGGTGCGGATCGAAACCGATCCCGGCCTTGCGCTCGAAAGCGGCCATGCCCAGATCGTGGGCCTATGA
- a CDS encoding Maf family nucleotide pyrophosphatase has translation MSAPSLTLASASPRRRELLARLGIEPAHIAPADIDETPQSGELPRDYAVRMAREKALAIDAADHVLAGDTVVAAGRRILPKAEDEATARRCLELLSGRRHRVLSAIALRAPDGTLREKLSETIVKFKRLSDEELRTYLAGSEWEGKAGGYAIQGAAEGLILSISGSHSGVVGLPLYETRLVLKAAGFDVG, from the coding sequence GTGAGCGCGCCCAGCCTTACTCTAGCATCCGCCAGTCCGCGCCGCCGCGAATTGCTCGCGCGGTTGGGGATCGAGCCTGCGCATATCGCGCCTGCCGATATCGATGAGACACCGCAAAGCGGCGAGCTTCCACGCGATTATGCCGTGCGCATGGCGCGCGAAAAAGCGCTCGCCATCGATGCGGCGGATCACGTGCTGGCGGGTGATACGGTGGTTGCTGCCGGGCGGCGCATACTGCCCAAGGCGGAGGATGAGGCCACGGCGAGGCGCTGCCTGGAGCTACTATCCGGCCGCCGTCACCGGGTGCTGTCCGCCATCGCCCTGCGCGCGCCCGACGGAACCCTGCGTGAAAAGCTGTCCGAGACCATCGTCAAGTTCAAGCGTCTGTCGGACGAGGAACTGCGCACCTATCTCGCTGGCAGCGAGTGGGAAGGCAAGGCGGGCGGCTATGCCATACAGGGCGCGGCGGAAGGGCTCATCCTGTCCATCAGCGGATCGCATTCCGGCGTGGTCGGGCTGCCGCTTTACGAAACGAGGCTGGTGCTGAAAGCGGCAGGCTTCGATGTCGGCTGA
- the infA gene encoding translation initiation factor IF-1, which translates to MAKEELLEMRGRVVELLPNAMFRVELENGHEVLGHTAGKMRKNRIRVLTGDEVLCELTPYDLTKARITYRFMPGRGGPGQGPGPA; encoded by the coding sequence ATGGCCAAAGAAGAACTCCTCGAAATGCGCGGGCGCGTGGTTGAGCTGCTGCCCAATGCGATGTTCCGGGTTGAGCTTGAAAACGGTCACGAAGTGCTCGGCCACACTGCCGGCAAGATGCGCAAGAACCGTATTCGCGTGCTGACGGGTGATGAGGTCCTGTGCGAATTGACGCCTTACGATCTCACCAAGGCGCGCATCACCTATCGCTTCATGCCGGGGCGCGGCGGACCGGGACAGGGTCCGGGCCCCGCATAA
- a CDS encoding TonB-dependent receptor, with the protein MRCSPHIAARSILILGTITLGPPTMLSAQEAPDESVDIANDDTIVVRGERLRGQLLVEQPPIAELDEADIEALGAGSIEEVLEAIAPQTGSARGRNSGGRPIFLVNGIRVASFREFRSYPPEAIAKVEVFAEEVAQRFGFSPDRRVVNFILKNDYSSREVEAEYEQPASGGYARHEQEFTLLKITDGGRINVNLEAENRSILTESERGLELAAGSESSVIGDPLQTDFRSLVSEFSQYQGELNYVKAFIDSGASLSTNLTASFAETRSLSGLDSVVLTGPDDVSALRTFNAADPLETRNRTDTYSTAATYQKPLWGFQFTATADASYTDSRSEIDRLADTSSLVDAAREGSLGIEDPLPLLPDAGFDVAQSDVYAASTLATLRGAIADLPAGELITTFRVGYDWDRIESEDTRSAVATQLTRGDVSGAVNVVLPIASTRRGVWDAIGSVSLNGQFGINNLSDFGTLTEWSTGLNWQPFDNLSLQATYIAREAAPGLSQLGAPATITLNVPTFDFATGDTVLATIISGGNPDLLAETQNDWKFSANWELPFIENTTVTADYAINRSEDVTADFPILTEAIEAAFPDRVERAADGTLLSIDRKPITYFETKSERVSLGLLTRGSFGQADEPEAGEGGGARGQGGRGGGGGVRMPGRGGDGRGRYFLSFNHTVELQNEISVAPDGPLIDQLNGGALSSSGIVEHSSSLQGGLFRGGWGVRLSGTYTGETFIEGSDALGSSDLFFGDFATFDLRVFADLGRVLGEDEGPLKGFRVSLRADNIFDARRRVVDADGDVPLQFEPLRIDPTGRYLGIDLRKVF; encoded by the coding sequence ATGCGTTGCTCCCCCCACATCGCCGCCCGATCGATCCTGATTCTCGGCACCATCACCCTTGGCCCACCCACGATGCTGTCCGCCCAGGAGGCTCCCGACGAGAGCGTCGACATCGCGAATGACGATACTATCGTCGTGCGCGGAGAGCGGCTGCGCGGGCAGCTATTGGTGGAACAGCCACCGATTGCCGAGCTGGACGAGGCGGATATCGAAGCGCTGGGCGCAGGTTCGATCGAGGAAGTGCTGGAGGCGATCGCCCCGCAAACCGGGTCTGCGCGCGGCAGAAATTCGGGCGGCCGCCCGATCTTCCTGGTCAACGGGATCCGTGTTGCCAGCTTCCGCGAATTCCGGTCCTACCCTCCCGAAGCCATCGCCAAGGTCGAGGTATTCGCCGAAGAAGTCGCCCAGCGTTTCGGCTTTTCGCCAGACCGCCGCGTAGTCAATTTTATCCTCAAGAACGATTATTCCAGCCGCGAGGTCGAGGCGGAATATGAACAGCCAGCCAGCGGCGGATATGCCCGGCACGAACAGGAATTCACGCTGCTCAAGATCACCGATGGTGGGCGCATCAATGTCAATCTGGAGGCCGAAAACCGCTCGATACTGACAGAAAGCGAGCGCGGGCTCGAATTGGCGGCGGGCAGCGAAAGCAGCGTTATCGGCGATCCGCTGCAAACCGATTTTCGCAGCCTGGTATCCGAATTCTCGCAATATCAGGGCGAGCTGAATTATGTGAAAGCCTTCATCGATAGCGGCGCATCGCTCAGCACGAACCTGACGGCCAGCTTCGCGGAAACGCGCAGCCTGTCCGGGTTGGACAGTGTGGTCCTGACCGGCCCCGATGATGTGTCGGCGCTGCGGACATTCAATGCCGCCGATCCGCTGGAAACGCGCAATCGCACCGACACCTACTCTACCGCCGCGACCTATCAGAAGCCGCTATGGGGCTTCCAGTTCACTGCAACGGCGGATGCCAGCTACACCGATAGCCGCAGCGAGATCGACCGGCTGGCGGATACAAGCTCGCTGGTGGATGCAGCCCGGGAAGGCTCGCTGGGAATAGAGGATCCGCTGCCGCTATTGCCCGATGCCGGTTTCGACGTGGCGCAAAGCGATGTCTATGCGGCCAGCACGCTGGCAACCCTGCGCGGGGCGATAGCGGACCTGCCTGCGGGCGAACTGATAACGACTTTTCGCGTAGGGTACGATTGGGACCGGATTGAGAGCGAGGATACGCGCAGCGCCGTGGCGACACAGCTGACGCGCGGCGATGTCTCGGGTGCAGTGAATGTCGTGCTGCCGATTGCCAGCACGCGGCGCGGCGTGTGGGATGCGATCGGTTCGGTCAGTCTGAATGGACAATTCGGCATCAATAACCTTTCCGATTTCGGTACGCTGACCGAATGGAGCACGGGGTTGAACTGGCAGCCCTTCGATAATCTGTCTCTTCAAGCGACCTATATTGCGCGCGAAGCAGCCCCCGGACTGAGCCAGCTGGGCGCGCCGGCAACGATCACGCTGAATGTGCCGACCTTCGATTTTGCGACCGGCGATACCGTGCTCGCTACTATCATATCCGGCGGCAACCCGGATTTGCTCGCCGAAACGCAGAACGACTGGAAATTCTCCGCGAACTGGGAATTGCCGTTCATCGAGAACACCACGGTTACCGCCGATTATGCGATCAATCGCAGCGAAGATGTGACGGCGGATTTCCCGATCCTGACAGAAGCGATCGAGGCGGCTTTCCCGGACCGTGTGGAACGGGCCGCCGACGGCACTCTGCTGTCCATCGATCGCAAGCCGATCACCTATTTCGAAACCAAGTCGGAGCGTGTGTCGCTCGGCCTGTTGACGCGCGGATCCTTCGGGCAAGCCGACGAGCCCGAAGCTGGCGAAGGCGGCGGAGCGCGGGGCCAAGGCGGCCGCGGTGGCGGTGGCGGTGTGCGCATGCCGGGGCGCGGCGGCGATGGACGCGGGCGCTATTTCCTCAGCTTCAACCATACTGTCGAACTTCAAAACGAGATATCGGTCGCCCCCGATGGCCCGTTGATCGACCAGTTGAATGGCGGCGCGCTGTCTTCCAGCGGAATTGTCGAACACAGCTCAAGCCTGCAAGGGGGCCTGTTTCGCGGTGGCTGGGGTGTCCGCCTTTCCGGCACCTATACCGGCGAAACCTTCATCGAGGGCAGCGATGCGCTCGGCAGCAGCGATCTGTTCTTCGGCGATTTCGCGACGTTCGACTTGCGCGTATTTGCCGATCTTGGCCGTGTTCTGGGTGAGGATGAGGGGCCGCTGAAAGGATTCCGGGTTTCACTGCGCGCCGATAATATTTTCGATGCACGGCGGCGCGTAGTCGATGCCGATGGCGATGTGCCGCTCCAGTTCGAGCCGCTGCGGATCGATCCGACCGGCCGTTACCTCGGCATCGATCTGCGCAAGGTGTTCTAG
- a CDS encoding NUDIX hydrolase: MQDMDKAAQVEGIPAATIVIFRKAAAGGPPEILMVIRSRNMAFAGGAAVFPGGRVDAADHALAAALDHGLADDDEAAHRIAALRETLEETGLAIGIEGRVTGSQAAEARAMLLEHEDFAPVLEKFGWDLRLDDVVPFARWFPKNERLSRVFDTRFYLYDIGTGVVDISVDATENTRLFWTSAEGALAAAERGEIDIIFPTRRNLERLAQFESFAAAQQDAQAHPVKIITPFLVDIDGVKHISFGEDHGYPTTGEPIESASRG; encoded by the coding sequence ATGCAAGACATGGATAAAGCCGCACAGGTTGAGGGAATCCCCGCAGCCACCATAGTAATCTTCCGTAAGGCCGCCGCCGGCGGACCGCCGGAAATCCTGATGGTGATCCGCTCGCGCAATATGGCGTTTGCGGGCGGCGCGGCGGTATTTCCCGGCGGGCGAGTCGATGCGGCGGACCATGCGCTGGCGGCTGCGCTCGATCACGGACTGGCCGACGATGACGAGGCGGCGCACCGGATCGCGGCCCTTCGCGAAACGCTGGAGGAAACCGGGCTCGCCATCGGGATCGAAGGCCGCGTCACCGGATCGCAGGCCGCCGAAGCGCGGGCGATGCTGCTCGAGCATGAGGATTTCGCCCCGGTGCTGGAGAAATTCGGCTGGGATTTGCGGCTGGACGATGTGGTTCCCTTCGCTCGCTGGTTTCCCAAGAACGAGCGCCTGTCGCGGGTGTTCGATACCAGGTTCTACCTCTACGATATCGGTACCGGTGTGGTGGATATCTCGGTCGATGCGACAGAGAATACGCGGCTGTTCTGGACGAGCGCGGAAGGCGCGCTGGCCGCCGCCGAACGGGGCGAGATCGATATAATCTTTCCTACCCGGCGCAATCTGGAACGGCTGGCCCAGTTCGAAAGTTTCGCTGCGGCGCAGCAGGATGCGCAGGCTCACCCGGTCAAGATAATCACGCCGTTCCTGGTCGATATCGACGGGGTGAAACATATCAGCTTCGGCGAGGATCATGGCTATCCAACCACGGGCGAACCGATCGAGAGCGCGAGCAGGGGCTGA
- the grxD gene encoding Grx4 family monothiol glutaredoxin, which produces MSEANTRIEKVVGDNDVVLFMKGTPLFPQCGFSSRAVAILDHCGVAYESVDVLQDMEIRQGIKSYSEWPTIPQLYVKGEFVGGSDIMMEMFEAGELQTMMDEKAVAKAE; this is translated from the coding sequence ATGTCCGAAGCAAACACCCGCATCGAAAAAGTCGTCGGCGATAATGACGTCGTCCTGTTCATGAAGGGCACGCCCCTGTTCCCGCAATGCGGTTTTTCCAGCCGCGCCGTGGCGATCCTGGATCATTGCGGCGTCGCTTATGAGAGCGTGGACGTGTTGCAGGACATGGAAATCCGCCAGGGTATCAAGAGCTATTCCGAATGGCCGACCATCCCGCAGCTTTACGTGAAGGGCGAATTCGTCGGCGGCAGCGATATCATGATGGAAATGTTCGAAGCCGGCGAGCTTCAGACCATGATGGACGAAAAGGCCGTGGCGAAGGCCGAATAG
- a CDS encoding BolA family transcriptional regulator, which yields MPMSAAELEGMITAALPDATVELTALVDDNDHWKAHVTSPQFSGKSRVQQHKMVYEALGGKMGGVLHALQLSTAAPTSNS from the coding sequence ATGCCGATGTCGGCTGCTGAATTAGAGGGCATGATCACTGCCGCCCTGCCCGATGCGACGGTGGAGCTCACCGCGCTGGTGGACGATAATGATCATTGGAAAGCGCACGTCACCTCCCCGCAATTTTCGGGTAAAAGCCGCGTGCAACAACATAAAATGGTCTATGAGGCGCTGGGCGGAAAGATGGGCGGCGTGCTCCATGCCTTGCAACTGAGCACCGCCGCGCCCACCTCGAATAGCTGA
- a CDS encoding DUF1476 domain-containing protein — protein sequence MTNFKDRERAEEAKYALDEETAFKVAARRNKLLGHWAAQKMDLTAEETDSYAKAVVQADFEEAGDEDVIRKVLGDLTAAGVDIDEAGVRAALEEKSVEARRQLMSEN from the coding sequence ATGACCAATTTCAAAGACCGCGAACGCGCAGAAGAAGCCAAATATGCGCTGGACGAGGAAACCGCCTTCAAGGTCGCCGCGCGCCGTAATAAGCTGCTCGGCCATTGGGCGGCCCAGAAGATGGACCTGACGGCGGAGGAAACCGACAGCTACGCCAAGGCGGTGGTCCAGGCCGATTTCGAAGAGGCCGGCGACGAGGATGTCATTCGCAAAGTCCTCGGCGATCTGACCGCTGCAGGGGTCGATATCGACGAAGCCGGAGTCCGCGCCGCGCTGGAAGAAAAATCGGTCGAGGCACGCCGCCAGTTGATGAGCGAAAACTGA
- a CDS encoding NADPH:quinone oxidoreductase family protein, with protein MKALRTHATGGPETLTLDEVETPTPGKGEVLVDVKACAINYPDTLMIRDLYQFKPERPYAPGGEIAGTVSAIGEGVEGYAVGDRVFGGIGNGGLAEQVVVQQGRLFHVPEGVSFEKAASLMMTYGTTIHGLKDRGNIKQGDTLLILGAAGGVGLSAVELGKAFGARVIAAVSSEEKAEIARKAGADEVVIYPRAPFDKDTSKALAKQFKDACGPEGANIVYDIVGGDYSEPALRSIAWEGKFLVVGFPAGIAKMPLNLTLLKSCDICGVFWGAFTMRFPDKFRAQAEELFDMLKAGTIDPLISETFPLERGGEAIAKLENREAVGKLVVTM; from the coding sequence ATGAAAGCCCTGCGCACCCATGCCACTGGCGGCCCCGAAACGCTTACGCTGGACGAGGTTGAAACACCCACACCCGGCAAAGGCGAAGTGCTGGTCGATGTGAAAGCGTGCGCGATCAACTATCCCGATACGCTGATGATCCGCGACCTCTACCAGTTCAAGCCGGAGCGGCCCTATGCCCCGGGCGGCGAGATTGCCGGGACCGTTTCCGCCATCGGTGAAGGTGTGGAAGGCTACGCGGTAGGCGACAGGGTATTCGGCGGCATAGGCAATGGCGGACTGGCGGAGCAGGTGGTGGTCCAGCAGGGCAGGCTGTTCCATGTGCCCGAGGGGGTTTCCTTCGAAAAAGCCGCATCGCTGATGATGACATACGGCACCACAATCCACGGGCTGAAGGATCGCGGCAATATCAAGCAAGGCGATACCTTGCTCATCCTGGGTGCGGCGGGCGGAGTCGGCCTGTCGGCTGTGGAACTGGGCAAGGCATTCGGCGCACGAGTGATCGCGGCGGTCTCGTCCGAAGAAAAGGCCGAGATAGCGCGCAAGGCCGGTGCGGACGAGGTGGTGATCTACCCCCGCGCCCCGTTCGACAAGGATACGTCCAAGGCCCTCGCCAAGCAGTTCAAGGATGCCTGCGGTCCGGAAGGCGCCAATATTGTCTATGACATCGTCGGCGGCGATTATTCCGAACCCGCGCTGCGGTCTATCGCGTGGGAGGGCAAGTTCCTCGTGGTCGGCTTCCCCGCCGGAATCGCCAAGATGCCGCTCAACCTGACGCTGCTGAAAAGCTGCGATATTTGCGGAGTGTTCTGGGGCGCGTTCACCATGCGCTTCCCCGACAAGTTCCGCGCCCAGGCCGAAGAGCTGTTCGACATGCTCAAGGCGGGCACGATCGATCCGCTGATTTCCGAAACCTTCCCGCTGGAGCGCGGCGGAGAGGCGATAGCCAAGCTGGAAAATCGCGAAGCGGTGGGCAAACTCGTCGTCACCATGTGA
- the leuD gene encoding 3-isopropylmalate dehydratase small subunit, protein MQPVSTIQGRAIPFGAKNVDTDVIIPARWLKTITREGLGEGAFETLRQQPGNVFDDPAYTGAPILIAGDNFGCGSSREHAAWALLDMGVTCVIAPSFSDIFASNAFKNGILAVELPQDRIDRLLEIAREHELTVDIETQTVTTPFQDRFAFEIDPFRKQCLEHGLDEVGLTMARDSAISDYEQRAAQYLPWLAQPEQTQTGETPR, encoded by the coding sequence ATGCAGCCGGTATCGACCATTCAAGGCCGCGCAATTCCGTTCGGCGCAAAGAATGTCGATACCGATGTCATCATCCCCGCGCGCTGGCTGAAAACCATCACGCGCGAAGGATTGGGCGAAGGCGCATTCGAAACTTTGCGCCAGCAACCCGGCAATGTGTTCGACGATCCCGCTTATACCGGCGCGCCGATTCTGATCGCGGGCGACAATTTCGGCTGCGGATCCAGCCGCGAACATGCCGCCTGGGCGCTGCTCGACATGGGCGTGACCTGCGTGATCGCGCCCAGCTTCTCGGACATATTCGCCAGCAATGCGTTCAAGAACGGCATCCTCGCGGTGGAATTGCCGCAAGACCGGATCGACCGCCTGCTCGAAATCGCGCGAGAGCATGAATTGACGGTGGATATCGAAACCCAAACCGTCACCACGCCTTTTCAGGATCGCTTCGCATTCGAAATCGATCCGTTCCGCAAGCAATGCCTTGAGCATGGGCTGGACGAGGTCGGGCTGACCATGGCCCGCGATTCTGCGATATCCGATTACGAACAACGCGCCGCACAGTATTTGCCGTGGCTCGCACAACCAGAACAGACGCAAACCGGAGAGACACCACGATGA
- a CDS encoding isopropylmalate isomerase: MTKNFKGTAAIAGAIGSAAIAAALLYANRRKDKGEPPRTSKAPHTPTGEPPETD, encoded by the coding sequence ATGACCAAGAACTTCAAAGGCACGGCCGCCATCGCTGGCGCCATCGGTTCCGCGGCAATTGCCGCCGCGCTGCTTTACGCCAATCGGCGCAAGGACAAGGGTGAGCCCCCGCGCACTTCCAAGGCCCCGCATACGCCCACGGGCGAGCCGCCGGAAACCGATTGA